One part of the Hippoglossus hippoglossus isolate fHipHip1 chromosome 11, fHipHip1.pri, whole genome shotgun sequence genome encodes these proteins:
- the LOC117771125 gene encoding gonadotropin-releasing hormone II receptor-like, whose translation MAGNQSQWNTTPAEPLQNLSVFFLLNLSAPPSPPPWKAPSFTVAARCRVAATLVLFAFAAVSNLSVLISVCWGRGYRLPAHLRPLIASLASADLVMTFVVMPLDAIWNITVQWYAGDVMCKLLCFLKLFAMHSAAFILVVVSLDRYRAILHPLDSLDAGLRNKRMLLVAWTLSVLLASPQLFIFRAIKADGVDFTQCVTHGSFQHRWQETAYNMFQFVTLYVFPLLVMTFCYTRILIKINGQMHKRKDGEQCLRRSGTDMIPKARMKTLKMTVVIVSSFVICWTPYYILGIWYWFQPAIIQRTPEYIHHILFVFGNLNTCCDPVIYGFYTPSFRADLTDVVACCCGHQANNASPRSVDHLSCRRAGAAGEMESDLSSNQHSGNPS comes from the exons ATGGCAGGAAACCAGTCCCAGTGGAATACCACACCTGCTGAGCCTTTACAGAACCTTTCTGTCTTCTTTCTGCTTAACTTGTCtgctccaccctctcctccaccctggAAGGCTCCCTCCTTCACTGTGGCAGCCCGCTGCCGTGTAGCGGCCACCCTGGTGCTGTTTGCGTTTGCTGCTGTCAGTAACTTGTCAGTCCTCATTAGTGTGTGCTGGGGACGAGGCTATCGCCTGCCAGCACACCTCCGCCCACTCATTGCCAGTTTGGCATCAGCTGATCTGGTGATGACTTTTGTGGTGATGCCACTGGATGCCATTTGGAACATCACAGTGCAGTGGTATGCTGGGGATGTCATGTGTAAGCTGTTGTGCTTCCTCAAGCTCTTTGCCATGCACTCGGCTGCATTCATACTGGTAGTGGTGAGTCTGGACCGCTATCGGGCTATCCTCCATCCTCTGGACTCTCTGGACGCTGGGCTCAGGAACAAACGCATGCTGCTTGTGGCATGGACTTTGAGTGTGTTGCTGGCCTCTCCACAG CTGTTCATCTTTCGGGCCATTAAGGCTGATGGAGTGGACTTCACTCAATGTGTGACCCATGGAAGTTTCCAGCATCGCTGGCAGGAGACGGCATACAACATGTTTCAATTTGTGACGCTGTATGTCTTCCCCCTGCTTGTCATGACTTTCTGCTACACCCGCATCCTCATCAAGATCAATGGGCAGATGCACAAGAGAAAAG ATGGTGAGCAGTGCCTTAGACGCAGTGGGACAGACATGATACCGAAAGCCCGGATGAAGACCCTCAAGATGACTGTTGTGATTGTTAGCTCCTTTGTCATCTGTTGGACACCCTACTACATCCTTGGGATCTGGTACTGGTTCCAACCAGCAATTATCCAACGCACACCTGAGTACATACACCACATACTTTTTGTCTTTGGAAACCTGAACACGTGCTGTGACCCTGTCATCTACGGCTTCTACACTCCGTCTTTCCGGGCCGACCTCACTGATGTGGTGGCGTGCTGCTGCGGTCACCAAGCCAACAACGCCTCACCTCGCTCTGTGGATCATCTGTCTTGTcgcagagctggagctgctggggaGATGGAGTCTGACCTGAGTTCAAACCAGCACAGTGGCAATCCAAGTTAG